In a single window of the Nicotiana tomentosiformis chromosome 8, ASM39032v3, whole genome shotgun sequence genome:
- the LOC138897561 gene encoding uncharacterized protein: MRPLSGEEETSISASKPAKDKKRKKTSTSEDPEPKKKKARKSKKSIILLAEDSVRRLREEDEEEEEDDSGLVAQVGMSTEAPKAIESMKAAETPEGVSERDLGEVPESSRIEDACHHNEPTVSKAVGAGLEAP; encoded by the coding sequence ATGAGGCCACtatctggtgaggaggagacttcgatctCGGCATcgaaaccggcgaaggacaaaaagaggaaaaagacctcaacctccgaggatccagaacctaagaagaagaagGCTCGTAAGTCGAAGAAGAGCATCATCCTTCTGGCCGAAGACTctgttcggcgtctaagggaggaagacgaagaagaggaagaagacgacTCCGGGCTGGTGGCCCAAGTAGgaatgagcaccgaggccccaaaggccATTGAATCGATGAAGGCTGCAGAGACTCCTGAGGGGGTCTCGGAAAGAGACTTGggcgaagtccccgagtcatcgaggattgaagatgcctgccaccataatgagccaacgGTGAGTAAGGCTGTAGGGGCTGGTCTCGAGGCCCCTTGA